DNA from Cyanobacteriota bacterium:
GGTTGGCTTGCCAATCCGATCAATGACGCGGGCAATTGTGTGGGTTTTACCGGTGCCTGTTGCTCCCAACAACGTTTGAAACCGATGTCCAGCTTCAATACTGGCAACCAGTTGTTCGATAGCCTGGGGCTGGTCGCCAGCAGGAGCAAAAGGAGCTTCGATTTGAAAAGAGCCGATCGTGGCTGGCCGGGGCGATCGCCGCCGCTTAACAGGTGGTGGCGCAGCATCTCCCCCCAACACTGCGTCTACTGCTGCCGGAGCCAGACCAGTCAAAACATCCAACGCATCAGGAGGCGAACCCACCCCTCCTAGAACTGCATCAGTCTTCTTCGGGCGGTTTTGCCGCTTGCCCATACCATTTTCACAACCTTAACAATTTACCTGTACTAATCTATCAAGAATTCCTGAAGTTGTCTCTCGAACAGAAGGTTTATACTAATTCTTCAAACCATCACTACAGATAGCTGGCAGTAAAGACTTGAATCCATACTAGGAACTGATAGGTTGTGTGGCTAGCTTTTGGAGAAATGGTATTAGAACAGTCTCTCAAACCAGTAGGATTTCAGACATAGTTGCCACAGTCTGTAGTTACAGTTTGACATAGACCGCACCACAATAGATCGCACTACAGAAGATTGCACTACAGAAGATTGCACTACAGAAATCGCAACACGGTAGACCGCACTACAAATAATCACACCACTCCAGTTAACGCTAGACCTCCAGCCTAGGTAAGGCTCGTTTGAGTCGCTGTATACAAGCATTACCGTAGCGTCTAACGCTAGCGCTAGGCCCAACCTGTTGAATACACCAGTCACCACCATGCTGCCAAGCCCTGGTTAGGTGAACTCCATAGGCTAATATCCCAATACCTCCTAGTGCTAGCAAGTAGAGTAGCGAAGCGGTCACGCACTGGGGTGGCCTAATCTGGCGATAGATCGTCATGATTTCGTCAAGTGAAGAGTTTTTCTAGTATAAGTCCACACAGGCAACGCTTGTTCTATTTATGTAACCACAGTTTAGCTGCTAGACAAGTTTACGGCTATTTCTGCGGTAAAACTGTAAAAGGCAACAAGAAGCTCTCCTGTTGCCAAATTAATGCGACTTGTCCCCTACAGGTAGGACGATCGCCTAGTCGATGGTGATCAACCATGTGCCAACATAGCGCAGCAGGGGCAAATCTCCAGGTGATTGAACACTGGCATTGAAATAGAACATGCCCCCATAGCGAGGGTTCTTCACATTCGACAGGTGGACTTCTAACGCTTGATTAGCTCCGATCGTTTCTACAGGTTCAATCACTAGGCGACGGTTTTCTTGATCCCAGGTTACAGGTTTTAGGGCAACTTCGCGATCGCGAACATAGACTTGAATGTTATTGACATCAAAGCTACCTGTGAAATAGTCAGGATAGGCAATCGTAATTTGAGATACAGCCGTATTCAACTCTCGACCGGGAATCCGCAGCCGATAGCGATCAAAATTATCCGCTCTACCACCGAAATCTAGCCGGTAGTTTAGCTCTTTAGGGCACCGCCCTGTCCAGCAGAGGGTTAGTCCAGGCAACCCTTGAGCTTGAGTCACCATAGGCAAGCCTGCTACTAGACAACCTGCTGTCGCCAACGACGCTAATAGGGCATTGCGGAATGTTTTGCCGAAAACCATAGTGGTTACACCTGTCATATCTTGCAACTCATGATGCTAAGAATTTTATCAATTCCATAAGCACATCAACAGACGGTTATCAGTGATGAAAAGTTGCACGTAACTTCACTGCCAGTTTAACCGCTCACAGCTATTGTCATAAGGCGGCTGGTGTTAACAAAATCAACTGCTGCGTTTGCAGCGATCGTACATCAGCCAAGGTTGCATCCACCGTTGATAACAGCTCTGCTACTGCCTGCTGCCGCACTTGGTTGCCAGCACAGGCCAACAAGAACTGCCACTCTGCATTGGGCAAACTAACGACCTGATAGTCTTGGTTAAAAAATTGAGGGCTATCTTGCCATCCTTGAATGCAAGGGCTTGGTTCTGGGATAGCAGACAGCAAGGCATCATCCTCTGTCCACTGGTGTCGAGGGAGGGGATTACGCCCTAGAAAAAACTCATAATGGGTGATTGCCTGTGGATCCAGCAACTCAACTAGCCGATAGCGCTGACGATCGGTCAACTGGTGCGCTCGTTCCATCAGTTCAGGTGCTGAGGCAATTAAGCGCTCCAACTCCCAGGTCTGAGGGTTGGAAAAGCCCAGAAACTCCAGTCCTGATGCATCAATTAACTCAAACAAGGTAGGAATAGTGTAGTCAATCTCTTGGGGATGCACATACATGTCAGCAAAGTAAGCATCCCGTTGATTGTCCCATGACCACCGTTCTTGCTCACGTTGCTTCAGCCGATTGTTCTCTGGTAGAGCCGCAAACAGTTGCCGACCGACAGCAACACCATCAGTGTAGTCTCCACGCCGATTGCCTTGTAAGAGAGCGATCGCCTCTTGCATCAATCTAATTTCCCAGCGTCCCAATTCACCATACACAAAGATATGTAAAATACCCCCCGGAGCTAGCTTGCGGGCCAATGCTTGCAGACCAGCAATGGGATCAGGCGTATGGTGCAGTACCCCCACACAATTGATAAAATCAAATTCACCTGGCAACTGATCCACATCAAACAAACTGAGGTGATGAAACTCGACCCGGTTTGCTCCTGACTTCTGACAGCGCTTCTTTGCAACTGCTAGCGCCTCTGCACTTAAATCAATCCCTACCACCATAGCATCTGGATTGAGATGTACCAGATACTCTGTGCCAACACCAGTTCCACACCCTGCGTCAAGAATTCGCGCATTAAGACGTTGAGGTTTTCGTCCAGTGCAAAAATTATAGGCCGTCAGCCAATTCCAGCGCCAGTTATAGCCAGGAGGTGGCTCATCTAACAAAGGTTCTGGCGGAAACGGGTAAGTGTTGTAGAGTTTAGCAACAGCAGCACTGATGGCTTGAGGATCAGACATGACTATGGGTCTTATGACATGACTACAGGTTAGCAACACTAGAAACAAGGCAACCACAACCTAATAGTTGTAGTTGCAGGTTGTAGTTGCAGGTTAGGTCAGAGCCGAGTCCAGATGCCATAAGCATCCCTAGGCTCTTTATGATTCATACCCTCTTAATTTAAGATATGGAAAGTAGCATGATCTAGTTTCTAGCTGTGCTGCCAGCCGATGTTGTCATGAAATTGCTAGTTGAGGTTGATTGGGTCGATGTCAATGGATGTGATGGAATTTTTTCAGCTCAGCACAGGGACGTGGCGATCGCAACGCACCACTCATCATCTCGCCTTCAGACAAACCGAAGCCGGTGAATCAGAAATTCAGGTTGAAGCTCTAAGTGCTGATCACCCCAAAGTTGTGGAAATCTGCGCTATTCACAATGTAGATCCTGCCCTAGCGATCGGTGGTGCCTTCGTATCATGGCATGGTTCTATGGGATGGGATAAAGAGGATGAAAATCATCAAGGCACAACTGTCTTTGCCCTCATTCCAGATGCTGACCAACCCCGGCAGGGCACT
Protein-coding regions in this window:
- a CDS encoding DUF2808 domain-containing protein gives rise to the protein MVFGKTFRNALLASLATAGCLVAGLPMVTQAQGLPGLTLCWTGRCPKELNYRLDFGGRADNFDRYRLRIPGRELNTAVSQITIAYPDYFTGSFDVNNIQVYVRDREVALKPVTWDQENRRLVIEPVETIGANQALEVHLSNVKNPRYGGMFYFNASVQSPGDLPLLRYVGTWLITID
- a CDS encoding class I SAM-dependent methyltransferase, with the translated sequence MSDPQAISAAVAKLYNTYPFPPEPLLDEPPPGYNWRWNWLTAYNFCTGRKPQRLNARILDAGCGTGVGTEYLVHLNPDAMVVGIDLSAEALAVAKKRCQKSGANRVEFHHLSLFDVDQLPGEFDFINCVGVLHHTPDPIAGLQALARKLAPGGILHIFVYGELGRWEIRLMQEAIALLQGNRRGDYTDGVAVGRQLFAALPENNRLKQREQERWSWDNQRDAYFADMYVHPQEIDYTIPTLFELIDASGLEFLGFSNPQTWELERLIASAPELMERAHQLTDRQRYRLVELLDPQAITHYEFFLGRNPLPRHQWTEDDALLSAIPEPSPCIQGWQDSPQFFNQDYQVVSLPNAEWQFLLACAGNQVRQQAVAELLSTVDATLADVRSLQTQQLILLTPAAL